From the Flavimarina sp. Hel_I_48 genome, one window contains:
- a CDS encoding (2Fe-2S)-binding protein — translation MKTSIALDVNGEEKEINVSPDTPLLYVLRNNLQLNGPKFGCGLEQCGACFVLLDGEAQPSCRLPVSAATGKKITTLEGLAHKNGKLHVVQEAFITEQAAQCGYCLNGLIMGSVALLNKNSAPSTAEIKTALEKNICRCGVHTRAIKAVKRAASQKNQD, via the coding sequence ATGAAAACTTCTATTGCATTAGACGTAAATGGCGAAGAAAAAGAAATAAATGTAAGTCCTGACACTCCCCTGCTCTATGTACTCAGGAACAACCTTCAACTCAACGGACCCAAATTTGGCTGTGGATTGGAACAATGTGGTGCCTGTTTTGTGCTTTTGGATGGAGAGGCGCAACCTTCGTGCAGGTTGCCCGTAAGTGCCGCCACTGGCAAAAAAATCACCACTTTAGAAGGTTTAGCCCATAAAAATGGCAAATTACATGTAGTTCAGGAAGCTTTTATTACTGAGCAGGCCGCGCAATGCGGTTATTGCCTAAACGGATTAATCATGGGTTCTGTCGCGCTGCTCAACAAAAACAGTGCTCCCAGCACAGCGGAAATTAAAACCGCACTTGAAAAAAACATATGTCGTTGCGGGGTACACACCCGTGCGATCAAAGCGGTAAAAAGGGCGGCGTCTCAGAAAAATCAGGATTGA
- a CDS encoding SPOR domain-containing protein gives MQLENYISDLLYRYECVIVPGLGAFLSHRNPARLNSEENSFFPPQKRISFNTQVDTNDGLLAKYISNCEGISYEEAVRSIEAAVRSLKVKLQDKKVVNLDKIGAFSLNQEDALVFEPQHEINYLTDAFGLSSVVANPIAVEEESQLSDEKVVSFQNHPTNRNRVWMKYAAAGLLAIGLSGSMGYMYLKDVEDHNVAAKQEAVSKLENQIQEATFTINSPLPTITLNAFKPKGKYHIVAGAFRKEENAQTRVDQLREEGYKARQIGENKFGLHQVVYGSYADANEALIALRQVRQNDNQGAWMLVEELEKNK, from the coding sequence ATGCAATTGGAAAACTACATTAGCGACCTACTTTATAGATATGAATGCGTGATCGTACCGGGCTTAGGTGCCTTTTTAAGTCACCGTAACCCTGCACGATTAAACAGTGAGGAAAATTCATTTTTCCCACCGCAGAAGCGTATATCTTTTAATACCCAGGTAGATACAAACGATGGTTTGCTTGCCAAGTATATTAGCAATTGCGAAGGCATTAGTTATGAGGAAGCGGTACGGAGCATTGAGGCTGCCGTACGTTCCCTAAAGGTCAAACTTCAGGATAAAAAAGTGGTCAATCTTGACAAAATAGGCGCTTTTTCCTTAAATCAGGAAGATGCCCTTGTTTTTGAGCCACAGCATGAGATCAACTATTTGACCGATGCCTTTGGACTTTCTTCCGTAGTGGCCAATCCTATTGCAGTAGAAGAAGAATCGCAGCTTTCCGATGAAAAAGTAGTTTCATTTCAAAATCATCCAACAAACAGAAATCGTGTTTGGATGAAGTATGCGGCAGCGGGATTGCTGGCCATAGGCCTTTCCGGCAGTATGGGCTATATGTACCTAAAAGATGTGGAGGACCACAATGTTGCGGCAAAACAAGAAGCGGTTTCTAAACTTGAAAACCAAATACAGGAAGCAACTTTTACCATCAATAGTCCGCTGCCCACCATCACTTTAAATGCTTTTAAGCCAAAAGGCAAGTATCATATTGTTGCCGGGGCATTCCGTAAAGAGGAAAATGCACAGACCCGCGTAGACCAACTGAGGGAAGAAGGGTACAAAGCGAGGCAGATAGGTGAAAATAAATTTGGACTTCACCAGGTGGTTTATGGCAGTTATGCCGATGCCAATGAGGCACTTATTGCTTTGCGCCAAGTGCGTCAAAACGACAATCAAGGTGCCTGGATGCTTGTTGAAGAACTTGAGAAAAATAAGTAA
- a CDS encoding xanthine dehydrogenase family protein molybdopterin-binding subunit: MQKKRRTFIKQLGCVGIGFSIAPTLLFAENNAADNICGAIIANDDAINAWLKVLENGKIEIFTGKMELGQGIRIAVAQVAAEELNTDPENISVNLAETGITPDEGYTAGSNSIVSSAMAVRKAAASAREVLLTLAAEKLSTEKSSLSLENGHVIQGTQKVSFSTILNGKQFNQKLDPEVKIQAKKTNKWVGKPVPRKDISAMVTGQHTYVQDLRFPNMVHARILRPKAYNAALNALDANFVTSAEGFLKLVRIGSFVGVIAEEEYQAIKMREQLNRRAKWDIKETLPTKTNLKNYIKNLPTDSKTDENKGNSAEIIDKSGIKHSAAYSKPYVMHAANGPSCAVAFYQDDKLEIWSHTQGVYPLRKTLSTLLELPEINIHVKGIPGSGCYGHNGADDVAAEAALLALEYPGKHVRLQWMRDDEHGWEPYGTAMLMELKAGLAKDGTIEGWQYDLWSDAHSTRPGGNPENLLPARYLDRGYGAAEGGFRGGAIRNALPYYDLPNIKNNSHIFRGPLRTSALRGLGAYANIFAIECFMDELAEKSSIDPVVFRLNHLSDVRAKDCLSRLRENTQKPELAENEGLGFAFSRYKNSAAYCSVAAHVHVNSKTGSVQVKKMWAVIDAGETINPDGLKNQTEGGMIQSASWALKEKVLFDENHITSLDWETYPIFRFPDIPEVEVEIIDRPEEPPLGAGEAAQGPATAAVINAIWDATGIRIRDLPVKKEDLVRV; the protein is encoded by the coding sequence ATGCAAAAGAAACGAAGAACATTCATTAAACAATTGGGCTGTGTGGGTATAGGATTTAGTATTGCCCCTACTCTTCTTTTTGCCGAAAACAACGCAGCAGACAACATCTGTGGCGCCATAATCGCTAACGACGATGCCATCAACGCGTGGTTAAAAGTGCTTGAAAATGGTAAAATCGAAATATTTACCGGGAAAATGGAACTGGGACAGGGCATACGCATTGCAGTTGCCCAGGTCGCTGCAGAAGAACTGAACACTGATCCCGAAAACATTAGTGTAAATCTGGCTGAAACAGGAATTACACCAGATGAAGGATATACCGCGGGAAGCAATTCCATCGTTTCTTCTGCAATGGCAGTTAGAAAGGCCGCAGCGTCTGCACGTGAAGTTTTACTTACACTTGCAGCAGAAAAATTAAGTACTGAAAAAAGCAGTCTAAGCTTAGAAAATGGCCACGTAATCCAAGGAACTCAAAAAGTAAGCTTTAGCACGATCCTCAACGGGAAACAATTCAACCAAAAATTAGATCCTGAGGTCAAAATACAGGCAAAAAAGACTAATAAATGGGTTGGAAAGCCAGTTCCCAGAAAAGATATAAGCGCCATGGTAACCGGGCAACATACGTATGTGCAGGACCTGCGTTTCCCTAATATGGTGCACGCCCGTATCCTTAGGCCAAAAGCCTACAACGCTGCACTAAATGCTTTGGACGCCAATTTTGTAACCAGTGCGGAGGGATTTTTAAAACTGGTGCGCATTGGTAGTTTTGTGGGCGTGATCGCCGAAGAGGAATACCAGGCCATAAAAATGCGGGAGCAGTTGAACCGCAGGGCAAAATGGGACATAAAGGAAACGTTACCCACAAAAACCAATTTAAAGAACTATATAAAAAACCTCCCCACCGACTCAAAAACGGATGAAAATAAGGGGAATTCGGCAGAAATTATAGATAAATCAGGGATTAAACATTCCGCTGCATATAGCAAACCTTATGTTATGCACGCCGCAAATGGCCCTTCGTGTGCTGTAGCTTTTTATCAGGATGACAAGCTTGAAATATGGAGCCATACACAAGGTGTATATCCTCTCAGAAAGACGCTTTCCACCCTTCTTGAACTTCCTGAAATCAACATTCATGTAAAAGGAATTCCCGGTTCGGGTTGTTATGGGCACAACGGTGCAGATGATGTTGCGGCAGAAGCGGCGCTCCTGGCTCTTGAATATCCTGGCAAGCATGTGCGCCTGCAATGGATGAGGGATGATGAGCACGGCTGGGAGCCTTATGGAACTGCCATGCTTATGGAACTCAAAGCCGGACTCGCAAAAGATGGAACGATAGAAGGCTGGCAATATGATCTGTGGTCTGATGCACATAGTACCCGCCCGGGCGGCAATCCCGAAAATTTACTTCCCGCGCGGTATCTCGATAGAGGTTACGGCGCGGCAGAAGGCGGTTTTAGGGGCGGAGCCATACGCAATGCCTTGCCCTATTATGATCTGCCAAACATAAAAAACAACTCTCACATCTTTCGGGGTCCATTGCGTACTTCTGCGCTTCGCGGTCTGGGAGCTTACGCCAATATTTTTGCCATCGAATGTTTTATGGATGAACTGGCGGAAAAATCTTCCATTGACCCGGTTGTTTTTCGATTGAACCACCTCAGTGATGTTCGTGCGAAAGATTGCCTTTCGCGACTGCGGGAAAATACCCAAAAACCGGAACTGGCAGAAAATGAAGGTTTGGGATTTGCCTTTTCCCGTTATAAAAATTCAGCCGCCTATTGTAGTGTTGCCGCACATGTTCATGTAAATTCCAAGACGGGTTCTGTTCAGGTAAAAAAAATGTGGGCGGTTATTGATGCGGGCGAAACCATAAACCCTGACGGATTAAAAAACCAGACGGAGGGCGGCATGATACAATCTGCTAGTTGGGCGCTAAAAGAAAAGGTTCTTTTTGATGAAAATCATATCACGAGCCTGGACTGGGAAACGTATCCCATTTTCCGATTTCCCGATATTCCCGAAGTGGAAGTGGAAATTATAGACCGACCAGAAGAACCGCCACTTGGTGCTGGCGAGGCCGCGCAAGGGCCAGCTACGGCAGCGGTTATCAATGCGATTTGGGATGCTACCGGAATTAGAATTAGGGATTTACCAGTGAAAAAAGAGGATTTGGTACGTGTTTAG
- a CDS encoding potassium channel family protein, translating into MKIIVVGLGNFGGSIASKLTLRGNEVIGIDLDMNKVEHYKEKVSHTIRMDATDEATVSGLPLKDTDIVIVAIGEDQGVNVMVTALFKNFKVKRLISRSINTLHEKVLVAIGVDDIARPEQETAERWAKKLCFKGVVDSFELTKDFSIVEADVPKKYLNQTIGDINLREKYKILILTILKKEEVETVIGQTKTNTTSLGVPPATYVLQKADILVLYGSNEDIQEFLKTN; encoded by the coding sequence ATGAAAATAATAGTTGTAGGCCTAGGAAATTTTGGCGGCTCTATTGCCTCTAAACTTACCCTTCGCGGAAATGAGGTAATAGGTATTGACCTAGATATGAACAAGGTTGAACATTATAAAGAAAAAGTATCGCATACCATACGTATGGATGCAACTGACGAAGCCACGGTAAGCGGTCTTCCCCTTAAAGATACTGATATTGTGATCGTAGCTATAGGCGAAGATCAGGGGGTAAATGTGATGGTCACCGCTCTTTTTAAAAATTTCAAAGTAAAAAGACTTATCAGCCGTTCCATAAATACGCTGCATGAGAAAGTCCTCGTCGCCATAGGCGTAGATGATATTGCGAGACCTGAGCAGGAAACAGCAGAACGCTGGGCAAAAAAACTATGTTTTAAGGGCGTAGTGGATTCTTTTGAGCTTACTAAAGATTTTAGTATCGTAGAGGCAGACGTGCCCAAAAAATATCTAAATCAAACCATTGGGGATATCAATCTGCGTGAAAAATACAAGATCCTTATTTTAACGATATTAAAAAAAGAGGAAGTAGAAACAGTAATAGGTCAAACTAAAACCAACACAACTTCTCTTGGCGTTCCACCGGCAACATACGTATTACAAAAAGCCGACATCTTGGTTCTTTATGGTTCGAATGAAGATATTCAGGAGTTTTTAAAAACAAACTAA
- a CDS encoding DUF1080 domain-containing protein, producing MTITNRILPLFTLFCLFLTDFEAKAQDSNPLEGRWDLVMKKDGKEMPSWLEVKHSGNNTLVGRFVYAFGSARPIAEVKSDGNNFTFSIPPQWEPEGQDMEFEGRITGDQLEGSMIYTDGSKAIWTGSRAPTLKYNPNPTWGEPQNLLNTNNLDGWHTKGENQWVVENGILKSPKSGSNLISDEEFMNFKLHIEFRYPEGSNSGIYLRGRYEVQITDSYGKQPSDIEFSAVYGFLPPTVMAAHPAGEWQACDITLIGNRVSIIANGIPVITDQIIPGITGGALDSEEAKSGPFMLQGDHGVIEFRNIIVTPIQE from the coding sequence ATGACCATAACAAACCGAATTTTACCCCTTTTTACTCTTTTTTGCCTGTTTCTGACAGATTTTGAAGCAAAAGCTCAGGACTCTAATCCGTTGGAAGGGCGCTGGGATCTGGTCATGAAAAAAGACGGTAAAGAAATGCCCTCCTGGCTTGAGGTCAAACATTCGGGTAATAATACGCTCGTGGGACGTTTTGTTTACGCCTTCGGTAGTGCGCGCCCCATTGCCGAAGTTAAATCTGATGGGAATAACTTTACCTTTTCCATCCCACCACAATGGGAACCAGAAGGTCAGGATATGGAGTTTGAAGGTCGTATTACAGGTGACCAACTTGAAGGAAGTATGATCTATACAGATGGGAGCAAAGCAATATGGACAGGATCACGTGCACCCACCTTAAAATATAACCCGAATCCTACCTGGGGCGAACCTCAAAACCTGCTCAATACAAACAATCTTGACGGTTGGCACACAAAGGGAGAAAACCAATGGGTGGTAGAAAACGGAATTTTAAAAAGTCCAAAATCAGGATCAAACCTGATCTCCGATGAAGAATTTATGAATTTTAAACTTCATATCGAATTTCGTTATCCCGAAGGCAGCAACAGCGGAATTTATTTACGGGGACGTTATGAAGTTCAAATTACAGATAGCTATGGTAAGCAGCCATCAGATATAGAATTCAGTGCGGTTTACGGTTTTCTGCCCCCTACGGTTATGGCGGCCCATCCAGCAGGCGAATGGCAGGCCTGCGATATAACTTTAATAGGAAACCGTGTTTCCATTATCGCTAATGGAATTCCTGTTATTACAGATCAAATCATTCCCGGTATAACCGGTGGCGCTCTTGACAGTGAAGAGGCAAAATCTGGCCCGTTTATGCTACAGGGCGATCATGGTGTGATTGAATTTAGGAATATAATAGTTACACCTATTCAAGAATAG
- a CDS encoding YicC/YloC family endoribonuclease, with product MIKSMTGYGKYVSQLPSKKITIEVKSLNSKNLDLNARIPSFYREKELEIRNIAAKSLERGKIDLSLYVELNGEETNASINDAVVRQYMKQLAGVIDSKELNNIELLKMAMRLPDTLKTEKDEIDPEEFDAILHALDRALELINTYRKDEGRALREDFEIRIANIKEYLSEVEKIDPERMAGVKERLLKNVSDLKADVDENRFEQELTYYLEKYDITEEKVRLANHLDYFTKVLNSGESNGKKLGFIGQEMGREINTIGSKSNYAPMQQVVVRMKDELEKIKEQLLNVL from the coding sequence ATGATAAAGTCAATGACCGGTTACGGGAAGTATGTTTCCCAGTTACCCTCAAAAAAAATTACCATTGAAGTCAAGTCGCTCAACAGCAAAAACCTGGACCTCAATGCACGTATCCCCTCTTTTTATCGCGAAAAGGAATTGGAAATCCGCAATATCGCAGCTAAATCGCTTGAACGCGGTAAAATTGATCTCAGCCTTTATGTCGAACTCAACGGGGAAGAGACCAATGCTTCTATAAACGATGCGGTGGTAAGGCAGTACATGAAACAACTGGCCGGGGTAATTGACAGCAAGGAGCTTAATAATATCGAATTGCTTAAAATGGCCATGCGCCTGCCAGATACGCTTAAGACCGAAAAAGACGAGATAGACCCAGAGGAATTTGATGCTATTTTACATGCTCTTGACAGAGCCCTTGAACTTATCAACACTTACAGAAAGGACGAAGGTCGCGCGCTAAGGGAAGATTTTGAAATACGTATTGCCAATATCAAAGAATATCTTTCCGAAGTTGAAAAAATAGATCCTGAACGTATGGCCGGGGTGAAAGAACGACTCCTCAAAAACGTAAGCGACCTTAAAGCAGATGTTGATGAAAACCGCTTTGAACAGGAATTGACCTATTACCTTGAAAAATACGATATCACAGAGGAGAAAGTGCGCCTGGCCAACCATCTTGACTACTTTACAAAAGTATTGAATTCTGGCGAATCAAACGGTAAAAAACTAGGTTTTATAGGCCAGGAAATGGGACGTGAGATAAACACCATTGGTTCAAAATCAAACTATGCACCCATGCAGCAGGTTGTGGTGCGCATGAAAGATGAACTCGAGAAGATCAAAGAGCAACTCTTAAACGTACTTTAA
- the nadD gene encoding nicotinate (nicotinamide) nucleotide adenylyltransferase, which translates to MKIGLFFGTFNPIHIGHLIIANHIAEYGDLDKVWLVITPHNPFKKKSSLLNDHHRHQLVIEAVEDYPKLEPSTIEFNLPQPNYTVNTLVHLQEKYPEYTFCPIMGEDNLKSLHKWKNHEVILQNHEILVYPRISEGTVKHQFKGHIKIQVVNAPVVEISSTFIRKAIAEGKNCKPLLPERVWKYIDEMQFYR; encoded by the coding sequence ATGAAAATAGGTCTTTTTTTTGGCACTTTTAATCCCATTCACATAGGGCATCTCATTATTGCAAACCATATCGCAGAATATGGGGACCTGGACAAGGTCTGGCTCGTGATCACCCCGCACAACCCTTTTAAGAAAAAGAGCAGCCTGCTCAACGATCACCACCGCCATCAGCTCGTGATCGAAGCCGTAGAAGATTACCCCAAACTTGAACCAAGCACGATAGAATTCAATCTTCCGCAGCCTAATTATACCGTAAATACGCTAGTGCATTTACAGGAAAAATATCCTGAATATACCTTTTGCCCCATTATGGGTGAGGACAACCTAAAAAGTCTTCATAAATGGAAAAACCATGAGGTCATCCTACAAAATCATGAAATCCTGGTCTATCCCAGAATTTCTGAGGGTACGGTAAAACATCAATTTAAAGGTCATATCAAAATACAGGTGGTCAATGCACCTGTGGTCGAGATATCTTCTACGTTTATTAGAAAAGCGATCGCAGAAGGCAAAAACTGTAAACCCCTGCTTCCAGAAAGAGTCTGGAAATATATTGACGAGATGCAGTTTTACAGGTAA
- the gmk gene encoding guanylate kinase, whose amino-acid sequence MQEGKLIVFSAPSGSGKTTIVRHLLDQKELKLDFSISAASREPRPEEKDGVDYYFLDLKEFKRRIKDEEFLEWEEVYRDNFYGTLKSEVERIWASGKNVIFDIDVVGGLDIKKIYPERTLAVFVKPPSIEELKIRLKKRKTESDERINMRVAKASIELATAPQFDHIILNNKLDEALKEAHTLVADFVSPSKDTE is encoded by the coding sequence ATGCAAGAAGGAAAACTCATCGTATTTTCCGCTCCTTCTGGAAGTGGAAAAACAACCATTGTACGCCATTTACTGGATCAAAAAGAACTTAAGCTTGACTTTAGCATATCTGCAGCTTCCCGTGAACCGCGTCCAGAGGAAAAAGATGGTGTAGATTATTATTTTCTGGATCTGAAAGAATTTAAGCGTCGCATCAAAGATGAAGAATTTCTGGAATGGGAGGAAGTCTACCGCGATAATTTCTACGGGACTTTAAAAAGCGAAGTAGAACGCATCTGGGCAAGTGGTAAGAACGTGATTTTTGATATAGACGTGGTAGGTGGCCTGGATATCAAAAAAATATACCCTGAGCGCACGCTGGCCGTTTTCGTAAAACCACCCAGTATTGAAGAACTGAAAATAAGGCTTAAAAAGAGAAAGACAGAAAGCGATGAACGCATCAATATGCGCGTTGCAAAAGCAAGCATAGAACTCGCCACGGCGCCCCAGTTTGACCATATCATACTCAACAATAAATTAGATGAAGCATTGAAAGAGGCACATACCCTTGTCGCTGATTTCGTATCACCCTCAAAAGACACCGAATAA
- a CDS encoding TrkH family potassium uptake protein: MKVNALFSSPALIRSIFRISFILSCFGLFFLIYDFGYAKTAFLQNLINGFYFLVIAAGIITTVLRYVLKRKDVRWNVIIFDLLSILVTVNVVLIHFFSHNAARHLSFLYDDNWIKYVILLTFIREFAEQKVSYKKTFLNPAQLFIVSFLGIIVIGTFMLMLPKATYEGLSFTNALFTSTSAVCVTGLAVVDTGTYFTPLGQVILVILIQMGGLGILTFASYFSYFFKGGATYENQLVLTDMTNSQKIGEVFETLKKIIIITFSIEILGGIIIYFTLKPALFQSFSDEVFFSVFHSISAFCNAGFSTLSSSLYQEGFRFNYGLQLVIIALFVLGGLGFPIIANVIKYVKYLFINRVLRPKKNERRYIPWILNINSRITLVTTISLTVLGTIVFYINEYNNTLAEHHGFGKFVTALFGATTPRTAGFNNIDIGALNFSTIMLIFFLMWIGASPASTGGGIKTSTFAIATLNFLSLAKGKDKIEVYRREIAEISVRRAFATISLSLLVIGMGIILISVFDEEKTLLSIAFECFSAYSTVGLSVGITAALSIPAKAVIITIMFIGRVSMLTILIAVFKKAKHKNYRYPTEEITIN; this comes from the coding sequence ATGAAGGTAAATGCCCTCTTTTCTTCGCCTGCTTTAATTCGTTCGATATTCCGCATCAGTTTTATACTTAGTTGCTTCGGACTTTTCTTCTTGATTTACGATTTTGGCTACGCCAAAACAGCATTTTTACAGAATCTTATAAATGGGTTTTATTTCCTGGTAATCGCCGCTGGTATTATAACAACAGTACTTCGCTATGTACTAAAACGTAAAGATGTACGGTGGAATGTAATAATATTTGACCTCCTCAGCATTCTAGTGACGGTAAATGTGGTACTCATCCATTTTTTCTCTCACAATGCAGCCAGGCACCTTAGTTTTCTATACGATGATAACTGGATAAAATATGTGATCCTTCTTACTTTTATAAGGGAATTTGCCGAGCAAAAAGTCAGCTACAAAAAGACCTTTCTAAATCCTGCCCAACTTTTTATCGTAAGTTTTCTTGGCATAATTGTCATTGGCACATTCATGCTTATGTTGCCGAAAGCAACCTATGAAGGCCTTTCATTTACAAATGCACTCTTTACCTCCACAAGTGCGGTTTGTGTAACGGGTCTCGCCGTTGTAGATACCGGAACTTATTTCACACCACTGGGTCAGGTAATCCTTGTTATTCTAATACAGATGGGCGGTCTGGGAATCCTAACCTTTGCGAGTTACTTCAGTTATTTTTTTAAAGGTGGTGCAACTTATGAAAATCAGCTGGTCCTTACAGACATGACAAATTCTCAGAAAATAGGAGAAGTCTTTGAAACCCTGAAAAAGATCATAATAATTACCTTTTCCATAGAGATTTTAGGTGGTATTATCATTTATTTTACCCTTAAACCTGCCCTTTTCCAATCCTTTTCTGATGAAGTATTCTTTTCGGTATTTCATTCTATATCCGCTTTTTGCAATGCGGGTTTTTCAACATTATCAAGCAGTTTGTACCAGGAAGGTTTTCGGTTTAATTATGGTCTGCAACTAGTCATAATTGCCCTTTTTGTATTGGGCGGGCTAGGTTTCCCCATCATTGCCAATGTAATCAAATATGTAAAATACCTGTTTATAAACCGTGTACTACGCCCGAAGAAAAACGAGCGCCGCTATATACCATGGATTCTCAATATAAATAGTCGAATCACCCTGGTAACCACTATTTCATTGACGGTTCTGGGCACCATTGTCTTTTATATCAATGAATACAACAATACCCTTGCAGAACATCATGGCTTTGGCAAATTTGTTACAGCGCTTTTTGGCGCCACAACACCACGAACGGCTGGGTTCAACAATATAGATATAGGGGCGCTTAATTTTTCTACCATCATGCTCATATTCTTCCTTATGTGGATCGGTGCTTCTCCTGCTTCTACGGGAGGAGGTATAAAAACAAGTACTTTCGCCATTGCGACGCTTAACTTTTTAAGTTTGGCTAAAGGAAAAGACAAAATAGAGGTTTATCGGCGTGAGATCGCAGAAATTTCGGTGAGAAGAGCCTTTGCTACCATTTCCCTATCCCTGTTAGTAATAGGTATGGGCATTATACTTATATCTGTTTTTGATGAGGAAAAAACGTTGCTCAGCATAGCGTTTGAATGTTTTTCGGCATATAGTACAGTGGGGTTGAGTGTAGGGATCACGGCAGCATTGAGCATCCCTGCAAAAGCAGTAATCATTACCATAATGTTCATAGGCAGGGTAAGTATGCTCACCATTCTCATCGCGGTCTTCAAAAAGGCGAAACACAAAAATTACCGCTATCCCACCGAAGAAATAACCATTAATTAA
- a CDS encoding lmo0937 family membrane protein, translating to MRSILWLVAVVCIVVWLLGLLEIIPGMGTSSLIHVLLVIAVIIILYNIISGRGI from the coding sequence ATGAGAAGTATTCTTTGGCTCGTAGCCGTAGTTTGTATAGTAGTTTGGCTATTAGGACTTTTAGAAATTATACCAGGTATGGGAACAAGTAGTTTAATACACGTTCTTCTGGTAATTGCTGTTATTATTATCCTTTATAATATTATTTCTGGAAGAGGTATCTAA
- a CDS encoding acyl-CoA thioesterase has product MTSKNPKDSRTIQTDLVLPNETNPLENMFGGELLARMDRVASIAARRHSRRIVVTAAVNHVAFNKTIPLGSVVTVEAAISRAFKTSMEVIIDVWIEDRESGLRSKANEAIYTFVAVDDTGNPVAVPPLEPETELEEERFKAALRRKQLSLVLAGKMKAHEATELKALFV; this is encoded by the coding sequence ATGACCAGTAAAAATCCCAAAGATTCCAGAACAATACAAACAGATCTCGTGTTGCCAAACGAGACCAATCCCCTAGAAAATATGTTCGGTGGGGAGTTGCTTGCCCGTATGGACCGTGTAGCGAGTATTGCCGCCAGAAGGCATTCCAGACGCATCGTGGTTACCGCGGCCGTCAATCATGTCGCTTTTAACAAAACCATTCCTTTAGGTAGTGTTGTGACCGTTGAGGCAGCTATTTCCCGCGCTTTTAAAACTTCTATGGAAGTGATCATAGATGTGTGGATAGAAGATCGTGAAAGTGGTTTGCGCTCTAAGGCAAACGAGGCCATTTATACATTCGTTGCCGTAGACGATACGGGCAATCCTGTAGCGGTACCGCCTCTTGAACCGGAGACAGAACTTGAGGAAGAGCGTTTTAAGGCTGCACTGCGCCGCAAGCAGTTAAGTCTAGTGCTTGCAGGTAAGATGAAAGCGCATGAGGCTACAGAACTTAAAGCACTATTTGTTTAG